One stretch of Enterobacter sp. RHBSTW-00994 DNA includes these proteins:
- a CDS encoding lipoprotein produces MKRFISVALLAALLAGCAHDSPCVPVYDDQGRLVHTNTCMKGTTQDNWETAGAIAGGAAALAGLTLGIVALTK; encoded by the coding sequence ATGAAAAGATTCATTTCCGTTGCACTTCTCGCTGCGCTGCTTGCTGGTTGCGCGCACGATTCTCCATGTGTACCGGTATACGACGATCAGGGCAGGCTTGTTCATACCAACACCTGCATGAAAGGCACAACCCAGGATAACTGGGAAACAGCAGGTGCAATCGCCGGTGGTGCAGCTGCCCTCGCAGGCCTGACATTAGGTATCGTCGCATTGACCAAGTAA
- a CDS encoding efflux RND transporter periplasmic adaptor subunit: MTIHFRLLPLSGFIVCAALLSGCDGQENQQQHAQAPQVTVHIVKSAPLAVTTELPGRTDAFRVAEVRPQVNGIVLRRNFTEGSDVKAGESLYQIDPATYQAAYDSAKGELVKAQAAANIAHLTVKRYIPLVGTQYVSKQEYDQAVATAQQAEAGVIAAQAGVESARINLAYTKVTSPIDGRIGKSSVTEGALVTNGQATALATVQQLDPIYVDVTQSSTDFMHLKQSSLQKGESTSTVELLMENGQPYPLKGTLQFSDVTVDESTGSITLRAIFPNPQHMLLPGMFVRARIDEGLQPDAILVPQQGVTRTPRGDATVLVVNEKNQVESRTVVAAQAIGDRWLITEGLKNGERVIVSGLQKVHPGAIVVATPDISANTASKG; this comes from the coding sequence ATGACAATTCATTTCAGGCTCTTACCCTTATCCGGTTTTATTGTCTGTGCCGCGCTACTCAGCGGATGCGATGGACAGGAAAACCAGCAACAACATGCCCAGGCTCCTCAGGTCACAGTCCACATAGTGAAAAGTGCACCACTGGCGGTGACAACAGAATTACCCGGCAGAACAGATGCTTTTCGCGTAGCAGAAGTGCGTCCTCAGGTTAACGGAATCGTTCTGCGCCGCAATTTTACGGAAGGGAGTGATGTGAAAGCAGGTGAATCCCTTTATCAAATTGACCCTGCAACATACCAAGCGGCCTATGACAGCGCAAAAGGTGAACTGGTGAAAGCCCAGGCGGCAGCGAATATTGCCCACCTGACGGTGAAACGTTATATCCCTCTTGTGGGTACGCAGTATGTCAGTAAGCAAGAGTACGATCAGGCCGTTGCGACCGCTCAACAAGCGGAGGCGGGTGTCATCGCCGCACAGGCCGGTGTGGAAAGTGCGCGAATCAACCTTGCCTATACCAAAGTCACCTCCCCTATCGACGGACGTATTGGAAAATCCAGTGTCACCGAAGGGGCGTTGGTCACGAACGGGCAGGCTACGGCACTGGCAACCGTACAACAGCTAGATCCAATATATGTCGATGTAACACAATCCAGTACGGATTTTATGCATCTGAAGCAGTCGAGCCTGCAAAAAGGGGAAAGCACCAGTACCGTTGAACTGCTAATGGAAAACGGGCAGCCCTATCCGCTGAAAGGCACGCTGCAATTTTCTGATGTGACGGTAGACGAAAGCACTGGCTCTATCACCCTTCGGGCGATCTTCCCAAACCCTCAGCACATGTTACTGCCAGGTATGTTCGTACGCGCTCGCATCGACGAGGGTCTGCAGCCTGATGCCATTCTGGTTCCGCAGCAGGGCGTTACTCGTACACCTCGCGGTGATGCCACCGTGCTTGTCGTCAATGAAAAAAACCAGGTTGAGTCACGCACCGTGGTTGCGGCGCAGGCCATTGGCGATCGCTGGCTGATTACCGAAGGTTTGAAGAACGGTGAGCGTGTCATTGTCAGTGGTCTCCAGAAAGTCCACCCTGGGGCCATTGTCGTGGCAACGCCGGATATATCAGCCAATACAGCCAGTAAGGGTTGA
- a CDS encoding amino acid ABC transporter substrate-binding protein, whose amino-acid sequence MKKTMIASLAAAGVLFAVASQAHAGTTLDAVKKKGFVQCGISDGLPGFSYADANGKFTGIDVDVCRGVAAAVFGDDSKVKYTPLTAKERFTALQSGEVDMLSRNTTWTSSRDAGMGMSFTGVTYYDGIGFLTHNKAGLKSAKELDGATVCIQAGTDTELNVADYFKANKMKYTPVTFDRSDESAKALESGRCDTLASDQSQLYALRIKLSNPAEWIVLPEVISKEPLGPVVRRGDEDWFSIVRWTLFAMLNAEEMGINSKNVDEKTANPSNPDMAHLLGKEGDFGKDLKLDNKWAYNIIKQVGNYSEIFERNVGSESPLKIKRGQNNLWNNGGIQYAPPVR is encoded by the coding sequence ATGAAAAAGACGATGATAGCCAGCCTGGCCGCCGCGGGCGTGTTGTTTGCTGTAGCCAGTCAGGCCCACGCGGGCACGACACTTGATGCCGTAAAAAAGAAGGGCTTTGTGCAGTGCGGGATCAGTGACGGGTTACCTGGCTTCTCTTATGCCGACGCCAACGGCAAATTTACCGGTATTGATGTTGATGTGTGCCGTGGTGTTGCAGCAGCCGTGTTCGGTGATGACAGCAAAGTAAAATATACCCCGTTGACGGCGAAAGAACGCTTCACTGCACTGCAATCTGGTGAAGTTGATATGCTCTCCCGCAATACCACCTGGACCTCTTCTCGTGACGCTGGTATGGGCATGTCATTTACCGGTGTCACCTACTATGACGGTATCGGTTTTCTTACCCACAACAAAGCTGGCCTGAAAAGCGCTAAAGAACTGGATGGCGCGACGGTTTGTATTCAGGCTGGTACAGACACAGAACTGAACGTCGCTGACTATTTTAAAGCGAACAAGATGAAGTACACGCCAGTCACCTTCGATCGCTCTGACGAATCCGCAAAAGCACTGGAATCCGGGCGCTGCGATACGCTGGCATCAGACCAGTCTCAGCTGTATGCCTTGCGTATCAAATTGAGCAATCCTGCTGAGTGGATTGTATTACCTGAAGTGATTTCCAAAGAGCCTCTCGGCCCTGTTGTCCGCCGCGGCGACGAAGACTGGTTCTCCATTGTACGCTGGACCTTGTTTGCCATGTTGAACGCCGAAGAAATGGGGATCAACTCGAAAAACGTCGATGAAAAAACAGCTAATCCTTCAAATCCTGATATGGCTCACCTTCTGGGTAAAGAAGGTGATTTCGGCAAGGATCTTAAACTGGACAATAAGTGGGCCTATAACATCATCAAACAGGTTGGCAACTACTCTGAGATCTTTGAGCGCAACGTAGGATCGGAAAGCCCGCTGAAGATCAAACGTGGCCAGAACAATCTCTGGAATAACGGCGGCATTCAGTACGCACCGCCAGTACGTTAA
- the dusB gene encoding tRNA dihydrouridine synthase DusB, producing the protein MRIGHHQLRNRLIAAPMAGITDRPFRTLCYEMGAGLTVSEMMSSNPQVWESDKSRLRMVHIDEPGIRTVQIAGSVPEEMADAARINVESGAQIIDINMGCPAKKVNRKLAGSALLQYPDQVKSILTAVVSAVDVPVTLKIRTGWSPEHRNCVEIAQLAEDCGIQALTIHGRTRACLFNGEAEYDSIRVVKQKVSIPVIANGDITDPLKARAVLDYTGADALMIGRAAQGRPWIFREIQHYLDTGELLAPLPLAEVKRLLCSHVRELHDFYGQAKGYRIARKHVSWYLQEHAPNDQFRRTFNAIEDASVQLEALEAYFENLA; encoded by the coding sequence ATGCGCATCGGACACCACCAGCTCAGAAATCGCCTGATCGCAGCGCCTATGGCAGGTATTACCGACCGGCCGTTCAGGACGTTGTGCTACGAGATGGGAGCCGGGTTAACCGTTTCCGAGATGATGTCGTCTAACCCACAGGTGTGGGAAAGCGATAAATCCCGTCTGCGGATGGTGCACATTGATGAACCAGGTATTCGTACCGTGCAAATTGCCGGAAGCGTACCTGAAGAAATGGCAGATGCCGCGCGTATCAACGTGGAAAGTGGTGCCCAAATTATTGATATCAATATGGGTTGCCCGGCCAAGAAAGTGAATCGCAAGCTTGCAGGTTCAGCCCTTCTGCAATACCCCGACCAGGTGAAATCTATCCTGACGGCGGTTGTGAGTGCGGTGGACGTTCCTGTTACGTTGAAGATTCGCACGGGTTGGTCGCCGGAACACCGTAACTGTGTAGAGATTGCCCAACTGGCCGAAGACTGTGGCATTCAGGCCCTGACCATTCATGGACGCACTCGCGCCTGTTTGTTCAATGGTGAAGCTGAATACGACAGCATTCGGGTAGTTAAGCAGAAAGTTTCCATTCCGGTTATCGCGAATGGTGACATTACTGACCCGCTTAAAGCCAGAGCTGTGCTCGACTATACGGGAGCTGATGCTCTGATGATAGGACGTGCAGCTCAGGGAAGACCCTGGATCTTTCGGGAAATCCAGCATTATCTGGACACTGGGGAGCTGCTTGCCCCTCTGCCACTGGCAGAGGTTAAGCGCTTGCTTTGTTCGCACGTTCGGGAATTGCATGACTTTTATGGTCAGGCAAAAGGGTACCGAATTGCGCGTAAACACGTCTCTTGGTATCTCCAGGAGCACGCTCCAAATGACCAGTTTCGGCGCACATTCAACGCCATAGAGGATGCCAGCGTACAGCTGGAGGCGTTGGAGGCATACTTCGAAAATCTTGCGTAA
- the fis gene encoding DNA-binding transcriptional regulator Fis, with product MFEQRVNSDVLTVSTVNSQDQVTQKPLRDSVKQALKNYFAQLNGQDVNDLYELVLAEVEQPLLDMVMQYTRGNQTRAALMMGINRGTLRKKLKKYGMN from the coding sequence ATGTTCGAACAACGCGTAAATTCTGACGTACTGACCGTTTCCACCGTTAACTCTCAGGACCAGGTAACTCAAAAGCCCCTGCGTGACTCGGTTAAACAGGCACTGAAGAACTATTTTGCTCAACTGAATGGTCAGGATGTTAATGACCTGTATGAGCTGGTATTGGCTGAAGTTGAACAGCCACTGTTGGACATGGTGATGCAATACACCCGCGGTAACCAAACCCGCGCTGCGCTGATGATGGGTATCAACCGTGGTACTCTGCGTAAGAAACTGAAAAAATACGGCATGAACTAA
- the envR gene encoding acrEF/envCD operon transcriptional regulator yields the protein MVRRKKEEAQQTRQSLIEAAIGQFATRGVANTTLTDIADAANVTRGAVYWHFSSKAEIFNAIWEQQMPLRDMISDRLLLSAGDDPLLMLREQFITALQYIAHEPRQCALLQILYHKCEFNNDMVSECEIRKRIGISDDYLRKTLELCISKKVISSHVNIDLALIVFHGFFSGLIKNWLMNRDSFNLYQQAPALVDNILTTLHITRMPYVTYDAAS from the coding sequence ATGGTGCGCAGGAAGAAAGAAGAGGCACAACAGACTCGGCAGTCGTTGATTGAAGCGGCTATTGGACAATTTGCTACGCGAGGGGTGGCAAATACGACGCTTACAGATATTGCTGATGCCGCGAACGTAACACGTGGTGCGGTATACTGGCACTTTTCCAGTAAAGCAGAGATATTTAATGCAATATGGGAACAGCAAATGCCACTACGTGACATGATTAGCGATCGTTTGTTACTTTCGGCAGGAGATGATCCCTTATTAATGCTTCGTGAGCAATTTATAACGGCATTGCAATATATCGCTCATGAACCACGGCAGTGTGCACTTTTACAAATTCTGTATCATAAGTGTGAATTTAATAATGATATGGTTTCAGAGTGTGAAATTCGGAAACGTATTGGTATTAGTGATGATTATCTTCGTAAAACACTCGAGTTGTGCATTTCAAAAAAAGTTATCTCATCACACGTGAACATTGATCTTGCGTTGATCGTCTTTCATGGATTCTTTAGCGGATTAATTAAAAACTGGTTAATGAATCGCGACAGTTTTAACCTTTACCAGCAGGCTCCTGCATTGGTGGATAACATCCTGACGACACTGCATATTACGCGAATGCCGTATGTGACTTATGATGCCGCGTCATAA
- a CDS encoding bifunctional diguanylate cyclase/phosphodiesterase, whose translation MLVSQYNQILVVLSFVVAILAAYTALNMAARVAGSQGVSARIWLAGGGVAMGIGVWAMHFIGMLAMELSMSMSYSPGLTLLSMAIAIGSSLFALWLVSCEKLRLRRLLPGALVMGMGIVAMHYTGMAALETTPGIVWDKTWVAISVLIALAASLAALWLTFRLRHEAAQVALMRLGAAITMGIAIAGMHYAGMKAAQFPTATMMHHDGINGSWLAVLVSVVALSILGITLLVSMLDARLQARTSLLASSLAEANRELAQLALHDTLTRLPNRILLEDRLDQAISKADREGTHFALMFMDLDGFKTINDAYGHDVGDKLLVAVTQRLLQPLKGQYTLARIGGDEFVMLAEIGGPDDAASLANSLVRAIDSPFNLDPYELVVTLSIGIALYPHDGQNDRELMFNADAAMYHTKHMGRNGYHFFQPSMNTLAQTHLQLMNDLWLAIDRNELRLLYQPKFHAPAGPILGFEALLRWQHPKQGLLTPDMFLPLAEKTGLIIPIGNWVINEACRQLREWHIQGHHDWSMAVNLSTLQFEQPSLVKSVLDCLARHNVPPEMLILEVTETTAMSNPDESVRVLTELTDAGVKASIDDFGTGYSSLLYLKRLPACELKIDRAFVKELSGESDDATIVSAIVALAKTLNLKVVAEGVETEAQQEFLTELGCNTLQGYLLGKPVTAQTVEELCLRGEIPAYKHDMPL comes from the coding sequence ATGCTGGTTAGCCAATACAACCAAATCCTCGTCGTCCTCTCCTTTGTCGTCGCTATCCTTGCTGCCTATACAGCACTGAACATGGCTGCACGCGTTGCCGGAAGCCAGGGCGTTTCTGCTCGCATCTGGCTAGCTGGAGGTGGCGTTGCCATGGGGATCGGTGTGTGGGCGATGCATTTCATCGGCATGCTGGCAATGGAGTTGTCTATGAGCATGAGCTATAGCCCTGGACTGACTCTACTCTCAATGGCGATTGCTATTGGTTCGTCATTGTTTGCGCTTTGGCTCGTCAGTTGTGAGAAGCTTCGTTTGCGCCGGCTTCTGCCCGGCGCACTGGTGATGGGAATGGGTATCGTCGCCATGCATTACACCGGTATGGCCGCGCTGGAAACCACTCCAGGGATTGTATGGGATAAAACCTGGGTGGCTATTTCCGTGCTGATTGCTCTCGCTGCCTCACTTGCTGCACTATGGCTGACATTTCGCCTGCGGCATGAAGCCGCTCAGGTAGCACTGATGCGTCTGGGTGCGGCTATCACAATGGGGATAGCCATTGCGGGTATGCACTACGCAGGCATGAAGGCCGCACAGTTCCCGACCGCCACCATGATGCATCACGATGGTATTAACGGCAGTTGGCTGGCTGTGCTGGTGAGCGTCGTTGCACTGTCCATTCTGGGTATTACGTTGCTCGTCTCTATGCTGGATGCCCGCCTGCAGGCGAGAACCTCTTTGCTGGCCTCTTCTCTCGCTGAGGCCAACCGCGAGCTGGCACAACTGGCGCTACACGATACCCTGACCCGGCTGCCAAACCGGATTCTGCTGGAAGACCGACTCGATCAGGCCATCAGCAAGGCTGATCGTGAAGGGACACATTTCGCCCTGATGTTTATGGATCTTGATGGCTTCAAAACGATCAACGATGCCTATGGGCATGACGTCGGGGATAAGTTGTTAGTCGCTGTGACTCAGCGCTTATTACAGCCCTTGAAAGGCCAATACACCCTTGCACGTATCGGTGGCGATGAGTTCGTTATGTTGGCCGAAATTGGAGGCCCTGATGATGCCGCCTCGCTGGCAAACTCGCTGGTACGTGCGATTGATAGTCCCTTCAATCTGGATCCTTATGAACTGGTCGTCACCCTCAGTATCGGCATCGCACTCTACCCTCATGATGGTCAGAACGATCGTGAACTGATGTTTAACGCAGATGCTGCGATGTATCACACCAAACATATGGGCCGAAACGGCTATCACTTTTTCCAGCCCTCGATGAACACACTGGCGCAGACACATTTACAGTTAATGAATGATCTGTGGCTGGCGATTGATCGTAATGAATTACGTCTGCTCTATCAGCCGAAATTCCACGCACCAGCAGGCCCGATTCTCGGTTTCGAAGCACTGCTTCGCTGGCAGCATCCAAAACAAGGTTTACTCACTCCGGATATGTTCCTGCCCCTGGCTGAAAAAACAGGGCTGATCATTCCTATCGGTAACTGGGTGATAAATGAAGCCTGCCGCCAGCTACGTGAATGGCATATTCAGGGGCATCATGACTGGTCAATGGCCGTCAACTTATCAACATTGCAGTTCGAGCAACCGTCGCTGGTTAAGTCAGTTCTTGACTGCCTGGCACGCCACAATGTGCCACCCGAAATGCTGATCCTTGAAGTGACTGAAACCACAGCGATGAGCAATCCTGATGAAAGCGTACGCGTCCTCACTGAACTGACTGATGCAGGCGTGAAAGCGTCAATCGATGACTTTGGTACGGGGTATTCCAGTTTGTTGTATCTCAAACGACTCCCTGCCTGCGAACTCAAAATCGATCGTGCTTTTGTTAAGGAGTTAAGCGGAGAAAGCGATGATGCCACAATTGTCTCAGCTATTGTCGCGCTGGCAAAAACGTTAAATCTGAAAGTGGTTGCTGAGGGGGTTGAAACCGAAGCACAGCAGGAATTTCTCACTGAGTTGGGTTGTAATACACTGCAAGGATATCTGTTAGGCAAACCGGTTACTGCTCAAACCGTCGAAGAGCTTTGCCTTCGCGGAGAAATACCGGCATATAAACATGACATGCCGTTATGA
- a CDS encoding DUF2556 family protein: MIRKYWWLVVFAVSVFIFDALLMQWIELLSTETDKCRNMNSVNPLKLVNCSDLD, from the coding sequence ATGATACGTAAATACTGGTGGCTGGTTGTGTTTGCTGTGTCGGTTTTTATTTTTGACGCACTACTGATGCAGTGGATTGAACTGCTTTCCACCGAGACGGATAAGTGCCGCAACATGAACTCCGTGAATCCTCTCAAACTGGTAAATTGCTCAGATCTCGATTGA
- a CDS encoding efflux RND transporter permease subunit, with product MANFFIQRPVFAWVLAIILMIAGGLAILKLPVAQYPTIAPPAVAVTATYPGADAQTVQDTVTQVIEQNMNGIDNLMYMSSTSDASGSVTITLTFQSGTDPDIAQVQVQNKLQLAMPLLPQEVQQQGIGVEKSSSSFLLVAGFVSDNKNLTQDDISDYVASNVKDAISRTTGVGDVQLFGAQYAMRIWLDSNALNKYQLTPLDVINQLKTQNNQIAAGQLGGTPSVPGQQLNASIIAQTRLKTPEEFGRVTLKVNQDGSMVHLKDVARIELGGENYNMVTKINGQAATGLGIKLATGANALDTAAAIKTKLAQLQPFFPQGLKVVYPYDTTPFVKISIHEVVKTLFEAIILVFLVMYLFLQNLRATLIPTIAVPVVLLGTFAVLAAFGFSINTLTMFGMVLAIGLLVDDAIVVVENVERVMVEDKLPPKEATQKSMEQIQGALVGIAMVLSAVFIPMAFFGGSTGAIYRQFSLTIVSAMALSVLVALILTPALCATLLKPVTNEHHDKKGGFFGWFNALFEKSVNHYSNSVSGILRKTGRYLLVYVVIVGGMAVLFLRLPTSFLPEEDQGVFMTMVQLPAGATQTRTQQVLDQVQDYYLSKEKENVESVFTVNGFSFSGQGQNSGIAFVSLKPWEERPGSKNGVEAIVGRAMKAFSQIKDGLVFPFNLPAIIELGTATGFDFELIDQANLGHTQLTQARNQLLGMVKDHPDLLVRVRPNGLEDTPQFKLDVDQEKAQALGVSLSDINQTISTSLGGTYVNDFIDHGRVKKVYVQADARFRMLPGDINTLYVRSANGEMVPFSAFSNAHWVSGSPRLERYNGMPSMEILGESAPGKSTGEAMAMMESLASKLPSGIGYDWTGMSYQERLSGNQAPALYAISLMVVFLCLAALYESWSIPFSVMLVVPLGVIGALLAASLRGLNNDVYFQVGLLTTIGLSAKNAILIVEFAKDLMEKEGKGIVEATLEASRMRLRPILMTSLAFILGVMPLVISSGAGSGAQNAVGTGVMGGMLSATLLAIFFVPVFFVVVRRRFTRHQD from the coding sequence ATGGCTAATTTCTTTATTCAAAGGCCCGTTTTTGCGTGGGTGCTCGCCATCATCCTGATGATCGCCGGTGGACTGGCAATTCTGAAACTACCAGTCGCCCAGTATCCAACCATTGCACCGCCTGCTGTGGCTGTAACGGCAACCTATCCTGGTGCTGATGCCCAAACCGTGCAGGATACCGTTACACAGGTTATCGAACAGAACATGAACGGTATCGATAACCTGATGTACATGTCATCCACCAGCGATGCATCCGGTAGCGTCACCATAACACTCACCTTCCAGTCGGGAACCGATCCGGATATCGCCCAGGTTCAGGTTCAGAACAAGCTTCAGCTCGCCATGCCGTTGCTGCCACAGGAAGTACAGCAGCAGGGGATCGGCGTGGAGAAATCCAGCAGTAGCTTCCTGCTGGTTGCAGGCTTTGTGTCGGACAATAAAAATCTGACGCAGGATGATATCTCCGATTACGTTGCCTCCAACGTCAAGGATGCTATCAGCCGTACAACAGGTGTCGGTGATGTTCAATTATTTGGTGCGCAATATGCGATGCGTATCTGGCTCGACAGTAATGCGTTGAATAAGTACCAGTTAACGCCGCTGGATGTTATCAACCAGCTAAAAACGCAGAATAATCAGATTGCTGCAGGACAGTTGGGCGGGACACCTTCAGTACCTGGGCAGCAGTTAAACGCCTCTATCATTGCCCAGACCCGTTTAAAAACACCGGAAGAGTTTGGCCGTGTGACGCTAAAGGTAAACCAGGACGGCTCTATGGTGCATCTGAAGGATGTGGCCCGCATTGAGCTGGGTGGCGAAAACTACAACATGGTCACCAAAATCAATGGTCAGGCGGCAACGGGGCTGGGGATTAAGCTGGCGACAGGGGCTAACGCACTGGATACCGCTGCAGCAATCAAAACTAAACTTGCCCAGTTGCAACCGTTCTTCCCACAGGGACTGAAAGTTGTTTATCCGTACGATACAACTCCCTTTGTGAAAATCTCGATTCATGAAGTAGTAAAAACACTCTTCGAAGCCATCATTCTCGTCTTCCTGGTGATGTACCTGTTCCTGCAAAATCTGCGTGCGACGCTCATTCCCACAATCGCAGTTCCGGTTGTACTGCTCGGGACATTTGCCGTGTTGGCCGCGTTTGGTTTCTCCATCAACACCCTGACGATGTTTGGGATGGTGCTGGCAATCGGTCTGCTCGTCGATGATGCCATTGTGGTTGTCGAAAACGTCGAACGTGTGATGGTTGAAGATAAACTGCCACCAAAAGAGGCAACGCAGAAGTCCATGGAGCAAATTCAGGGCGCACTGGTCGGTATCGCGATGGTGCTCTCTGCCGTATTTATCCCGATGGCCTTTTTTGGCGGGTCGACAGGCGCGATCTATCGCCAGTTCTCACTCACGATTGTTTCCGCCATGGCGCTGTCTGTTTTAGTTGCCCTAATTCTGACACCAGCGTTATGTGCAACCTTGCTTAAGCCCGTTACCAATGAACATCACGACAAAAAAGGCGGCTTCTTTGGCTGGTTCAACGCCCTCTTTGAAAAGAGCGTGAACCATTACAGCAACAGCGTCAGCGGTATTTTACGTAAAACGGGTCGCTACTTACTGGTCTATGTGGTTATCGTTGGCGGCATGGCTGTATTGTTCCTGCGTTTACCAACCTCCTTCCTGCCAGAAGAGGATCAGGGTGTATTTATGACCATGGTTCAGCTACCCGCAGGGGCAACGCAGACACGTACACAGCAAGTTCTCGATCAGGTTCAGGATTATTATCTGAGCAAAGAAAAGGAGAATGTTGAGTCGGTCTTCACTGTTAACGGTTTTAGCTTTAGCGGCCAGGGGCAAAACTCAGGTATCGCCTTTGTGAGCCTAAAACCCTGGGAAGAACGTCCTGGTAGTAAAAACGGTGTTGAGGCAATTGTAGGCCGTGCGATGAAAGCGTTTAGCCAGATAAAAGATGGTTTAGTCTTTCCGTTTAATCTGCCCGCGATTATCGAACTGGGAACGGCAACCGGGTTTGATTTTGAACTCATTGACCAGGCGAACCTGGGGCATACACAACTTACACAAGCAAGAAATCAGTTGCTTGGCATGGTAAAAGATCATCCTGACCTGCTGGTCCGTGTACGTCCTAACGGTCTGGAGGATACGCCACAATTCAAACTGGATGTTGATCAAGAGAAGGCGCAAGCACTGGGTGTGAGCCTGTCTGATATTAATCAGACGATCTCAACGTCATTAGGCGGAACCTATGTAAATGACTTTATCGATCATGGTCGAGTGAAAAAAGTCTATGTTCAGGCCGACGCCCGCTTTCGTATGCTGCCTGGCGACATCAACACACTCTATGTACGCAGTGCAAACGGTGAAATGGTCCCTTTTTCTGCCTTTAGCAACGCTCACTGGGTTTCAGGTTCACCGCGACTGGAACGTTACAATGGGATGCCATCCATGGAGATCCTCGGCGAATCCGCCCCAGGTAAGAGTACCGGCGAGGCCATGGCGATGATGGAAAGCCTTGCATCAAAACTGCCTTCAGGCATTGGATATGACTGGACAGGCATGTCTTACCAGGAACGCCTCTCCGGCAACCAGGCTCCCGCACTGTATGCCATTTCACTGATGGTGGTGTTCTTATGTCTGGCTGCACTTTATGAAAGCTGGTCTATTCCGTTCTCCGTAATGCTGGTCGTGCCTTTAGGGGTTATCGGTGCACTTCTCGCAGCCTCGTTACGCGGGTTGAATAATGACGTTTATTTCCAGGTCGGTCTGCTCACCACAATCGGATTATCGGCCAAGAATGCCATCCTGATTGTTGAGTTTGCTAAGGACCTGATGGAGAAAGAAGGCAAAGGCATTGTCGAAGCCACTCTGGAAGCATCAAGGATGCGTCTTCGCCCAATCCTGATGACTTCATTGGCATTTATTCTTGGTGTCATGCCACTGGTGATAAGCAGTGGTGCCGGCAGCGGAGCACAAAATGCCGTCGGGACAGGTGTAATGGGGGGAATGTTATCTGCAACGCTTCTCGCCATTTTCTTCGTGCCGGTATTCTTTGTGGTTGTCAGACGTCGGTTTACACGTCATCAGGATTAA